AGCAGGGTGTGAGCGAAACAAGTCTTACCAGCGCCGGCTCCACCTCCAGTCCACAGCTCGCCCTTCTCCTCGCCCTCATACTCCTTCTCCTCGACGACCCATCTCTGGTCAAGCCACTCAGTCTCAGGGTGGACCTGCCTCACAAACGGCAAGAATTCGCGGTTCGTGGTGCACTTCTTCCCCTTCAGCACCCCAGCGCTGGCCAACCAAGGGCTACCGATGCACGTTGTCAACCAGACCTTGGTCTTCGGGTAGGCTTCCTTCATGAAGCGGTCGGCAGCGGGAGGGCGATGGCTGGGGAGTGGGCCACCGATGAGGACGAGATCCAGATCTCGAGGGCAGTCGTCGTAGGTTATGTTCGGGACGAACTTGAGACCGGGTGTCATCTCGGCGGGCTCTAGCGTGGACGAGATGAAGTAGAACTTGGTATCTACTGGGTGGTCGGCCCATTGTGCGAATTCGGGATCAAAGTCTTTGACTTTGTTGTAGTATTCACGAGACAGGTTGCCGAAGAGATCGATGCCCATGATGTCGCTCAGCTGCACGGCCTCCAACATTACGCCGATGCGAATTGACTTTTTAGATCCCAGCGTTGTCGCCATCTTGCCTGGTTGAAGACTGCGTTCTTGGGACGGAATCGGTGAATCAAGGTAGTGTAAAGTGAGTTAAACCACGATGGGGAGCTAGAATCAAGATAAACAGAACAGCGATGCATCAGCCGTAAGaggtaatagttttatacttTCCCACAAGAAACAGAAACCAGCCGTCTCCGCACTGATGCAGTGTGCATCCACCTCCCTCCGGCTTTCCCCATCAACGCCTTACTCAGCCGCCCTTGCACATCTTCAAACGTGGTACTCAAATCATTGTAGGGTTACGTTGGTCTCCATTTCCCCCCCCTTCCGCTAGGCTCCAAGCCCATCTATCTATCGTCCGATCGTTGAACCCAATCCCCGTCCCCCGAGCCGAGTGGCTTCGGGGCAGTCCTCACCCTAAAGCAAGCACTCAGCTTGCGTGATTATTAGCGGCCGCCCCGTGCGCTAAGAGAGGGATAAACGGGTCCAGTG
This is a stretch of genomic DNA from Colletotrichum lupini chromosome 10, complete sequence. It encodes these proteins:
- a CDS encoding DJ-1/PfpI family protein; translated protein: MATTLGSKKSIRIGVMLEAVQLSDIMGIDLFGNLSREYYNKVKDFDPEFAQWADHPVDTKFYFISSTLEPAEMTPGLKFVPNITYDDCPRDLDLVLIGGPLPSHRPPAADRFMKEAYPKTKVWLTTCIGSPWLASAGVLKGKKCTTNREFLPFVRQVHPETEWLDQRWVVEEKEYEGEEKGELWTGGGAGAGKTCFAHTLLIVNGYMTLGLSMIITYLNKNFDPGFVQKMALEAIAFEELALNQFYKTSRPTA